The proteins below come from a single Malus sylvestris chromosome 3, drMalSylv7.2, whole genome shotgun sequence genomic window:
- the LOC126616466 gene encoding uncharacterized protein LOC126616466 isoform X2 — MDLVPMNVLDFGGFFRSLKAPVHQMQQYYRLGSLDNCSGKWTSLVDCLVLKTKRSSEVQEILETREKGKSHVWTFRTPEEASVNWKEQFGDLDEVE; from the exons ATGGATCTTGTGCCAATGAACGTGTTGGATTTTGGGGGATTTTTTCGCTCATTGAAAG CTCCGGTGCATCAGATGCAGCAGTATTATAGACTTGGGTCACTTGATAACTGTTCTGGGAAATGGACTTCTCTGGTTGATTGCTTGGTTTTGAAGACGAAGCGGTCATCTGAAGTGCAG GAAATTTTGGAAACTCGGGAGAAAGGCAAGTCTCACGTCTGGACTTTTCGAACTCCAGAAGAAGCATCAGTTAACTGGAAAGAACAATTTGGAGATTTAGATGAAGTGGAATGA
- the LOC126616466 gene encoding uncharacterized protein C227.17c-like isoform X1 → MSSMEETPSPPKRRLSCATYFDALWFCYSPVHQMQQYYRLGSLDNCSGKWTSLVDCLVLKTKRSSEVQEILETREKGKSHVWTFRTPEEASVNWKEQFGDLDEVE, encoded by the exons ATGTCTTCAATGGAAGAAACACCTTCCCCGCCAAAGCGTCGATTGTCGTGCGCCACCTACTTCGACGCCCTCTGGTTTTGCTATT CTCCGGTGCATCAGATGCAGCAGTATTATAGACTTGGGTCACTTGATAACTGTTCTGGGAAATGGACTTCTCTGGTTGATTGCTTGGTTTTGAAGACGAAGCGGTCATCTGAAGTGCAG GAAATTTTGGAAACTCGGGAGAAAGGCAAGTCTCACGTCTGGACTTTTCGAACTCCAGAAGAAGCATCAGTTAACTGGAAAGAACAATTTGGAGATTTAGATGAAGTGGAATGA